DNA from Thermoanaerobaculia bacterium:
GGACGCTCCGGATTTCCACGTCACGCTCTGCAAGGCGGTTCCCGACGACGATGCCGCGGCGCTCGGCAGGATCGGAATCTCCCGGGAGCGAGGGCGGCTGACGGTCCACGGGCCTTCGGGAGAAGATTGGACCGCCCACCTGATCGTACGGGCGCCGAAGAACGCTTCCGTCGATCTCGAGACGCACAACGGACCGGTTTCCCTTGCGGATTTCACGGGCCGGGCCCGCATCGCGAGCGAGAACGGGCCCGTCAGTCTCCGGCGCTCCTCCGGCGACCTCGAAGTCCGGACCACGAACGGGCCGATCCGCTTCGAAGGAGGCTCCGGAAAGGTCCACCTCGAAGCCGAGAACGGCCCGCTGTCGGTCGATCTGCAGAATTCGGCATGGACCGGCGGCGAGCTCGAGGGACGGACGCAGAACGGACCCGTGCACCTCGATCTGGCGGAAAACTACGCGTCGGGCGTGCTCGTGACGACGGCCGGGCGATCGCCGGTCCACTGCGGGGCCGACGCCTACCGGAACGCGCGGCGCAACCGGGACGACGACGGGAAGACGATCGCGTGGGGCGCCGGGAGCCCGCTCGTGCGGCTCTCGACCGAGAACGGGCCGGTCTCGATCGGCAACCGGGACTGACACCGGTTCGCCGGATCACTCGGGCGGCGCTGGGCCGGCGAACGCCTCCCGGATGAGCTTCAGCCGGATCCCGTCGATCGGATGCCCGGGCTCCGTGGCGACGTCCACGTAGCCCGGGTCGTCCCGCGAGGGCGTCAGGACCGAGATCTTCCCGAGCCGCAAAAGGAAGGAGTACTCCGCGGGCGCCGCGAGCTCGAGCGAGAAGCGGCCGTCCCGGCCGGTCGTGTCGGGCGGACACCAGGGATAGTCTTTCCCCCGCGGAAGACCCGTCACTTCGATGCCGGCGACGGGCCTGCCGGTTTCCGCGTCGACGACGATCCCGGAAACGCGCACCTTCGGCGCCCGGCGGAGCGCGAGGATCTGCGGCGACGGCTTCGGCGCGGCGGCGCAGGCGGCCGTCAGCGCCGCCAGGATCGCCGCCGCGAGCCGCGCGGAGAGAGTCCACCGCGGCGGGATCCGGGCGCTCCGCATCGCCTCGCTCAGTGGGAGAGCGCGACCGCCGCCGGGAAGCCCTCTTTCTCGAGCTTCGGCATCTCGGGAGCGTTCGACACGGCGTCCATCAGCCGCAGGATGAACCGCGCTTCCTGCACGGTTCCGGCCAGGTTCCATTTCGGATCGAACTCGTCCGACGGCTGGTGATAGTGATGGTTGTTGTAGTCCTGGAAGAGCTTTTCGCCGTACGCCGCGTCGTGGCCGCGGATCAGCCATCCCGGCTCGACGTTGATCGCCGGGACGCCCACGCGGACGAAGGAGAAATGGTCCGACCGGAAATACGAGCCCTGCTCCGGGTGCGCGTCCGGATCGAGCTTCACGTTCACCGCCTGCGCGACCCGCCGCGCGAGCGGCTCGAGCGTCGTGCGGTCGACCCCGAGCAGCGTGAAGTCGGCCGTCTCGCCGTGGACCGACAGAACGTCCATGTTGAAGTCGGCGGCGATCCTGTCCGCCGGTACCGGCGTGTGCCGGGCGAGATAGAGCGATCCGAGGAGGCCCTGCTCCTCCGCGGTCACGCCGACGAAGAGGATCGACCGTTTCGGCTTCCATCGCCCGTCGGCCGCCGCCCGCGCCATCTCCAGCATCGCCGCGGTCCCGCTGGCGTTGTCCACGGCCCCGTTGTAGATCGTGTCGCCGCGGGCGTCCGGGGCGCCGACGCCGAGATGGTCGAAGTGCGCGCTCACCGCGACGTAGGTGCTCTTCTTCGCCGGATCGGAGCCGGGCAGGATGCCGACGACGTTCTCGGTCTTGTAGGGACGGACCTTGAAAGCGAGCTTCCCCTCCGCTCGCGTCTGCAGCGCAACGGGCCGGAAGCCCGGCTTCCCGGCGCGGGCGATCATCTCGTCCAGGTTCATTCCGTTGTCCGCGAAGAGACGCTCGGCGACCTCCCGGGTGATCCACCCGTTGAGCGGAACGTCGCGGGTTCCCTTCTCGAGGGGGAGCTGCGCCTGTTCGCCCGACCAGGAGTTGCGGACCACCTGCCAGCCGTATCCGGCCAGAGCATCGGTGTGCACGAGGAGGATCCCGGCGGCATGGCGCCGCGCCGCCTCCTCGTACTTGTACGTCCAGCGGCCGTAATAGGTCAGCGCCCGGCCGCCGAAGAACTTCGGGTCCGCCGACGGCGGGTCGTTGACGAGGCAGACGAGGAGCTTGCCGGAGGCGTCGGAGTTCGCGTAGTCGTCCCAGTGCATCTCCGGCGCCGTGATGCCGTACCCGACGAAGAGAACGGGAGCGTCGATGGCGGCCTCCGGGCGCTGGTCGCGCGTCGAGAGCACCGAGTTCTCCCCGTTCTTCAGCACGATCTTCCCCTTCGGCGTGTCCAGGTCGAGCTCGCTCGACGGGTCCGTCGACACGCCGACCATCTCGAAGTTCTGGAGGTACGTCCCGTCGTCTCCGGCGGGCCGCAGGCCGTCCTCGGCGAACTCCGCGGCGATGTAGCGGGCCGCGATCTCCGACCCGCGCGCGCCGGTGCCGCGCCCTTCGAGCAGGTCGTCGGCGAGGAAACGGATGCGGGCGGAGATCCGAGGCGCGGATACGGCCGCGAGCGTTCGGGCGAGCCCGTCGCCGGAAGCCGGCGGCGCGGACGAAGGGGATTCGGCCAACGCCGCGGCCGCGGCGAGGGCGGCGGCAGCGGACAGGAGCGAGCGAAGAGATCGGGTCATGAAGCCTCCTCCCGCCGATTCTACAGAACTGGGTCGCTCCGCTATGATCCGCGCGGAGGACCGCATGGCCGACGAGGAACGAGAGGAAACGCACCGGTTCCAGGTTTCCGTGACGTGGGAAGGAGACGCCGCCGGGAGCGGCCGGATCCAGGGACGGGACGGGCTGACGATCCCGTGCGGCTCGGCCTCCGAGCTCGGCGGATCCGGCCGGGGCGCGAATCCGGAGGACCTGCTGCTGTCGGCGGTCGGCGCCTGTTTCGTCGGCACGTGGGCGATCTTCCTGAAAAAGCTCGGGATCGCGTACGCCGAGCCGTCGCTCTCGGTCAAAGGCACGCTCGAGAAGGACCCCGGGGGCGGGTACCGGATGTCGGCGATCGAGATCGCCTGCGCGGTTCCCGAGTCCCTGCTCGAGCGCGACCGCGCCGCGGTCGAGAAGACGCTCAAGCTCGCCGAGAAATACTGCATCATTTCCAAGGTCGCCCGGGCTTCCATGCCCGTCCACGTGGCGATCGCGTCGATCTGACGATCCGAATCGGCCGTGCGCGGGACGATTCCGACCCTGCGGACCGTCGCCGGTCTGACCGCCTCGAACCTTTCGGGCGAAACCTTTTCGGGGAATTCGCGTCGAAGCAGAGCAATGAGGGATAACTGCGCCCGCCTGCTCCTCCTTTTCTTCTCGGCGGGGATCGCCGCCGTCGCTCGCGCCCAGGAGCCGCCTCCGCCGCTCGCGATCCCCCGGACGACCGGCGTGATCACGGTGGACGGCAGTCTGGGAGACCCCGGCTGGAAAGACGCGGCCGTGATCGACCGGTTCTGGGAGACGCAGCCGGGCGACGACGTCGAGCCTCCCGTCAAGACGATCGCGCGGGTGACGTATGACGACCTCTTCTTCTACATCTCCCTCGACTGCCGCGACCCCCATCCGGAGAAGATCCGTGCCCCGTACGTCGACCGCGACAACGTCATCGGCACGGACGACAACGTCGCGATCTTCCTCGACACGCGCGACGATCACCGCTCCGCCATCGAGTTCCGCGTCAATCCGCGCGGGATCCAGGGGGACGCGAGCTACAACGACGCCAACGGCAACGAGGACTTCTCCCCCGACTTCTTCTACGACACCGCGGCGCAGATCACGGCGACGGGCTGGACCGCCGAGGTGCGCATCCCGTTCTCCTCGCTGCGGTATCCGAACAAAGACCCGCAGCAATGGGGGATCCTCGTCTGGCGCAACTATCCGCGCGAATTCCGCTACGCGTTCCACAGCAGCCCCATCCCGCGCAACTCGAACTGCTGGCTCTGCCACGAGATGCAGCTCACCGGGCTCACCGGGCTTCCCGGCGGCGGACACATCGTCGCCGCGCCGTACGTCACCGCGAAGGAGGAGGGCCGTCCCCGCGGCGGCGCCGGGTCCGAGATCGTCAACCGGCCCACGCGAGGAGACGCGGGACTCGACGTGAAATGGACGCCCAACGCGAGCACGGCGCTCGACGCGACGATCAACCCCGACTTTTCCCAGGTCGAGTCGGACGTGGGACAGATCAGCGTCAACAACCGGTTCGCGCTCTTCTTCCCGGAGAAGCGCCCGTTCTTCCTGGAAAGCGTCGACCTGTTCGACACGCCGATCCAGGCCGTTTACACGCGGACGATCACGTCGCCGCGCTGGGGAGCGCGCGCGACCGGAAAGTTCGACGCGTCGACGTACACGCTCCTCGTCTCGGAGGACCGCGGCGGGGGAAGCGTGATCATTCCGGGACCGACGCAGTCGGATTTCGCGCCGCAGGACTTCTCCTCGATCGCGGCGATCGGACGGATCCGCCAGGACGTCGGAGGGTCCTTCGGCGGGCTCCTGCTGACCGACCGCGAGATCGAGGGAGGGGCCGGGGGGCACAACCGCGTGCTCGGTCCCGATTTCCAGTGGCGGCCGGGAGACAAGGACCAGGTGACCGCTCAGCTCCTCGGCAGCGACACGCAGACGCCGAACCGCCCCGATCTCGCTCCCGAATGGAACGGCCGGCGGTTCTCCTCGCGGGCGATCTTCCTCTCGTGGCTCCACACCGGTCCGCACTGGGTGTTTCGTTCGACGTACCAGGACATCGGCGACGGGTTTCGGGCCGACGACGGCTTCGTTCCGCAGGTCGGGTTCCGGCAGGAGCGGCAATTCGCCGGCTACACGTTCTACCCGAAGGGGTTCTTCAACCGCGTGCAGCCGTACGTCGTCGTCAATTATCTGGCCGACGCCGACGGCGCGCTGGTCCAGCGCCAGACTTTTCCCGGCGTGTCGGCGAGCGGCCGCTACAATCTGAACGCGGAGCTCGACTACAACTGGAAGCAGAAGGACCGGGTCGCCGATCGCGATCTCGAGGCGACGAACGTCGCCTATTTCCTCCAGATCGACCCCTCCCGCCGGATCTCCCGCCTGACCCTCGTGGGATTCTTCGGCGAGCACCCGGACGTCGCCAACGTCCGGGTCGGCCGGGGCGGAGAGATCGAGGCGGACGCCACGATCAAGCCGACGGACCACCTCGAGCTCGACTTCAACAGCGATCGCCAGTGGCTCGACGTCGACTCCGACGGCCGGCACGGGCGGCTCTTCACGGCGCAGATCGAACGGCTCAAGGCGACCTACAACTTCACGGCGCGGACGTTCCTGCGCGTCATCGGGCAATACCTGGACGTCCGCACCGACCCGTCGCTCTACACGTTCTCCGGCGTGCCGAAGCGTTCGGGCGGCTTCGACGGGTCCGCGCTCTTTTCGTACAAGCTCAACTGGCAGACGGTCTTCTTCCTCGGCTACGGCGACAGCCGGGTGCTCGAGCCCAAGGGAGATCTCCTGCGCTCCGACCGTCAGTTTTTCCTGAAGATCTCCTACGCCTTTCAGCGCTAGGGGTGGCTGGCGCGGCCATGCATCGAGCCGGACGGGCGCGTGCCGCCCGGCTGCGGCGCTCGCCGTACGCCCCGGTACGACTCGGCCGCAGCCCGGGCAACCCGCATCCCGTCGGGCTCGCGCCTCGCCGCGCCTCATCCGATTCCCATGTCATGGCGACGTGGGGGCTACTGGAAATTCCAGTGGGACCGATCGTCTGCTCTAGAATTGACGCATGACCGGCATCTGGCTGGGCGCGGGCTTCCTGATCGCCGCCGTCGCGGGCGGACGGGCGGGAACGCGCCTTTCCGTCCAGAGCTCGTCCTTTCGGGCGGGCGCGGCGATCCCCCGCAAGCACACGTGCGACGGAGACGACGTCTCCCCCGCGCTCTCCTGGTCGGGAGCGCCGGAAGGCACGAAGGAATTGGCTCTCCTCTGCGAAGATCCCGACGCTCCCGGCGGGACGTTCGTGCACTGGGTCCTCTGGGGAATTCCCGGCGGGACGACCGATCTGCCCGAGGGCGTCGCGGCCGGCGACGCGGTCCCGGGACTGGCGCAGGCGCGCCAGGGGACCAACGGCTTTCGAATCCGCGGATACCGCGGCCCGTGCCCGCCTCCCGGCAAGCCCCATCACTATCATTTTCGCGTGTACGCGCTGGGCGCACGGCTCGACCTCCCCGCCGGCTCGACGATCGAGCGCGTGCGCGAGTCGATGAACGGACACGTTCTCGCCGAGGGAGAGCTCATCGGGATTTACGGCCGCGACGGCAGCACAGCTCGCGCCTGAGGCGCTCGACGGTTTGCTGCCTCTCAGATCGCGGACCTCCTCCTCGCCGGGCGCTTGCGCACACACGGAGCTGCGAGCGCAGGGAGCGGCCGAATTCCCTTCTCCCCACGGGAGAAGGTGACGGCCGAAGCGAAGCGAGAGCCGTCGGATGAGGGAGCCGCATAGCGGCGTGCGCTGCGCGTTCATTCCGGCGACGAGACTTTCCGCGATCTGACCTCCGTCGCTCGTCCCTGAGGGACTCGACGACTCCGGCGCCCCTGGCCCCGAGCCGCGTTCGCGACCTCTCGGCGCTCGGATCGCGAACGGCCCCCGAAAAGGAGCGCGCCGCGCTCATATCGATGAGCGATCCGGCCGTTCGCGCCGGGAGATCATTTGCGACAGAATCGATCGCCGTGCGACGCCTTCTTCTCCTCGCTCTCCCCTGGGTCCTCGCCGCCCTCTTCCTCTTCACGACGATCGAGCTCCTGCTCCATCGCAAGCCCGCCAGGGCGGCGGTCTCGGTCGACTCGGCGCCCGTCGTCATGGCGATGAAGAAGATCGCGCGGCTGGCGACCGTCGAGGTTCAGGTCTCCGACGTCGTCAAGTACGAGGAGTTCAAGAGCTTCCTCTTCATGAGCTTCCCGAAGAGCGCGACGCTGCGGGTGCGCGGATCGGTCCTTGGCGGCTTCGACCTCCAGCGGGACGGCGTCTCCGTCGTCGCCCACCCGGAAACGCGGAAGGTCGAGATCCGGATGCCCCGCCCCGCCATCCTCGCCGTCGACCCGAAGCTCGAGTGGTTCGACGAGAAGAGCGGGATGTTCAACCCGATCACGCCGGCCGACCGGAACCGGTGGATGGCCTGGGCGCGCACGAGCCTCGCGCGGACCGCCCGTCAGGCGGGGATGGACGACAGGGCGAAGGAGCAGGCGAGGAAGCTCCTGGCCGGGGCCGCCGAAGCGCTCGGATGGACGGCGGACGTGGAGTTCCCCGGCGGTCCTCCGGCCCCGCTCCCCTGAGTAACCTTTCGGACGGGATCACGTCATACGAAGGGTGAAGGGAAGCGCGCGTTTGACCGAAGCGGCCCCAAGTTGAAGACGGACCTGGACTTCCTGAACATGGTCCGGCGCGGCGACCCCGCGGGGGCGACCGGTCTCTTCGAAAAATATGCCGACGCGCTTCTTCGGTTCGCGGACCGGATGCTGTCCAACCGGGGCGAGGCGGAAGAGGTCACCCAGGAGGTGTTTCTCAAGATGATCACCCGGGTCGAGCAGTACGACGGACGAGCGGCGGTCTCGTCCTGGCTCTTCGCGATCGCGGCCAACGCGTGCCGCGACCGAATGCGCCGCAACCGGCGCGCGGTCGTCGTGCCGCTCGACGCCGTCGCCGAACCGCCGTCGAAGTCGGAGTCGGTCGAGAACCGGATCCACGAGGGCGATCGCCGCCGGGCGGTCCGGCGGGCGCTGTCGAAGCTCTCCGACGAACAGCGCGAGGCGCTCGTGCTCGCGCGATACCACGGGATGCCGTACGCCGAGATCGCGCGGACCCTGCAGATCACCGAAGGCGCCGTGAAGACCCGGATCTTCCGCGCCATGGAAACGCTCAAGGAAATCTTCTCGGAGGGAGGCGCCACATGGAATGCGATGACGTCGTAGGGCGGGCCGTCGAACGGCTTGCCAATCCCGCGTCGGCGGGGGCCGGTCCGCTCGACGCCCATCTCGACTCCTGCGAAAAGTGCCGGACCGAAGTGGAAGCGATCGAACGGGCGTGGGTCCGTCTCGGCGCGGATCCCGACGCCGCGATGGAGCCGGAGTTTCGCCGCGAGATGCGCGCGATGCTCGAGGCCGAGACGCTCCGCCGGCGCGTCGCGCCGATCCGGGCGCGGCGATGGATGCCGGCGCTCCAGGCCGCGGCGATGCTCGCGATGGGAGCCGGCGGCTACCTCGTCGCCCGCTCGGCGGTCCCCGCGCGGCCGAGCCCGGTCGCGGTCGCTCCCGCCCGCGTCATCGACGCCGACCGGTCGATCCCGGACCTCTCGCGCCAGCCGAAGCTCGCCAACGTCGCGTTCCGCCCGGCCGACGCGTCGGGACGGATCGGCATCTCGTTCGACGTGACGACGCGCTACACGGTCGTCGGAAAGCCGAACGAGAGGGGCGTCGCGGACGTGCTCGCGTACATGGTCTCGGGATCCGGCGCGACGGAGGGGGCGCGCGGCAAGGCGATCGACCTCGTGTCGCAGCACTATTCCGGCGAGACGCCCGTTTCGCCCCAGATCGTCGCGACGCTCGTCGAAACGCTCAGGACCGACAAGAACCCCGGCGTCCGCAAGAAGGCCGCCGAGGCCCTCGGCCAGCTGCCGCCTTCTCCGGAAGTCCGAGACGCGTTCCTTTCGGCCCTCAAGGGGGACGCGAACCCGGCCGTCCGCATCGCCGCCGTCGAGGGGCTCGCGAAGGCCGCGCTGTCGCTGCGCGACCCCGCCGCGATCGAGACGCTGCGCGAGAGGGCCAATGACGACCGCGAGACCGGCTACGTCCGCGTGAAGGCGGCGAAGGCGTTGAAGCGCATCGACCTGTGAGGAGCACCGTGACTTTTCCCGACGCCCGCCGTCTTACCGGCATGAACAGCCACACGACCTCCCGCGACCGAATCTCGCTCTGGATCGTCCTCGCCGTCGGACTGGCGCTGCTCGCCGTCGCGGCAATCTCGCGCGCGGACGATTATTCCGCGGCCGCCCGCCGAACGGACCGTTTCTCCGGGGCCGGCCTCACCCGGCTCTCGCTCGAGAACGTCGGCGGCGACATCCGCGTGTCGGCGGGCGCGGCGTTTTCGGCGACGGCCGACGTCACCGTCCGCGCCGACACGCCGGCGCTCGCGAAGAAGTATCTCGACGCGACGCGGATCGAGCTGCGCAACGACGGGGGCGGCTCCTTCAGCCTCGTGACCGAGGAGCCCGGAGCCCGCGTGTCGCGGCACGGAGGCGGCTGGGACATCGAAGTGCATCGCCGCGGAGCGCGGTTCCGGGTGGAAGCCCGGTTCGCGGTCACCGTCCCCGCCGCCGCGGCCGTGGACGTCCACACGGTCAACGGGAACGTCTCCACCGACGGGATCGGCGGCGCGATCAACGCGCGCTCCGTCAACGGACGCGTGAGGATCTCGGGCGCCCGCCGGGACGTGACCGCGCACACGGTCAACGGCGCGATCGAGGCCTCGCTCGCCGAGCTCCCGCACGGCACGCGCATCGACGCCGAGACGGTCAACGGGGCCATCGAACTCCGGCTCCCGCCCCGTGCGGCGTTCGATTTCCGGGGCCACACGATGAACGGGGACATCGTCTCGACGTTCCCGCTCCCCTTCCACGAGATCCCGGACCAGACGGAACGGATGCGGGCGGAGCGCGAGAAGGTGCGCGCCGAGCAGGAGAAGCTCCGGCGCGAGATCCGGATGCGGAAGGAACACGCGCGCAAGGACGACGACGGAGACGTTGACATCGACCTCTCCGGGCTCGACGAGGGGCTCTACGAGCTGTCGCAGGAGCTCGCCCGGATCGGGCCGGAGATCGCGGCCGCGGTCTCGCAGTCCCTCAATCACACGTATCAGGGTTCCGTCGGCGGCGGCGGAGCCGACGTCAGGTGCTCGACGCTGAACGGCCGGATCGCGGTCCTGGCGGAAGGGACGTCCGACGAACGAGCGAAATCTCTCCTCCCGCGGCGCGGCCGCGGGACGCACGAGGCCCCCGAGCCTCCGGAGCCGCCGGAAGCGCCGGCGGTCCCGGTACCGGCGCCTTCGGTGCTCCGCCCCCCCCGTCCGCCGCGCGCGCCCCGGGCCGGCGTGAACGGAGGAGTGGAAGGCGGCGTCGCCGGCGGAGTCCGCGGCGGGATCCCCGGCGGCGTCCGCGGCGGCGTCCCGGGCGGGATCGAGGAAGGCTCGATCGTCCGGGGCGACATCGCCGGGGACTTCTCGACCACGCTTCCGTTCGGCGACGTCCAGCTCGGAAAGGTTTCGGGGGCGGTGCGGATCGTCACCTACGGCGGGCAGATCCGCGTCGCCGAAGCCGGCAAGGGCGCCGACCTCTCGACGTCCGGCGGCGACATCCAGATCGACGGCGTCCACGGCGACCTGCGGGCGATCACGCACGGCGGCGAGCTCCGTGTCGGTCGCGTCACGGGCGACGCGAAGCTCGAGACCATGGGAGGCGACGTCGACCTGGCTTCCTGCGGCGGCTCGGTCATCGCGAAGACGGGAGGCGGCGACCTGCGGCTCCACCGGATCCGGGGCTCGATTCGCGCGTCGGCGGGGGGCGGGGACGTGCGCTGCGAGATCGTCGGCCGCGAGACTTCCGAGGGCGTCTCGATCGCGAGCGGCTCTGGAGACGTGACGCTCGTCCTCCCGTCGAACTTCCGCGCCGACGTCGACATCCAGGTCGACGGCGTGGACGAGTCGATGGACGCGATCGTCACCGACTTTCCGGAGATCTCGATCTCCCGCCGTCCCTCCTCCATGCGGCAGTCGGCCGGGGGCGCCATCAACGGCGGCGGCCCCAAGGTCTCGATCCGGATCTCGTCGGGGACGGTGCGGCTCAAGAAGGGACCACCCGCGTAACCGTCGCAATCGCGACGCTCGCGGAGCTCGGATCGCGATTGCTCCCGCCGCGGCTCGGGTTCCAACCCTCGACCGCTCCGGCGCCCGACCGGAGCCGCAGAATCCCGGCCGGGAACCCCGCAATCGCGACGCTCGCGCGAGAAGATCCCTCGCTCGTTCGTTGCCGCCGCCCGGCGTCGGCCGGGGAGCTCGGGACTGAGCCCTCCGCGCTCAGGCTCGGACGCGATTGCGCGAGACTTCGTCGCGCCGCGGAAGGCCCCCCAAAAATCGCTGGGCGACCCCTGGCCGCCGGGCTGCTTCACCGTAAACTCTCGTCTGTTCATCCCGCCGGTGGGCTCCTTCTCCGGCCAAATATCCGGCGTGGAACTTCGGCTCGATTCCCTCGTATCAGGAGCGAGGAGAGGGGAAC
Protein-coding regions in this window:
- a CDS encoding DUF4097 family beta strand repeat-containing protein, with protein sequence MTFPDARRLTGMNSHTTSRDRISLWIVLAVGLALLAVAAISRADDYSAAARRTDRFSGAGLTRLSLENVGGDIRVSAGAAFSATADVTVRADTPALAKKYLDATRIELRNDGGGSFSLVTEEPGARVSRHGGGWDIEVHRRGARFRVEARFAVTVPAAAAVDVHTVNGNVSTDGIGGAINARSVNGRVRISGARRDVTAHTVNGAIEASLAELPHGTRIDAETVNGAIELRLPPRAAFDFRGHTMNGDIVSTFPLPFHEIPDQTERMRAEREKVRAEQEKLRREIRMRKEHARKDDDGDVDIDLSGLDEGLYELSQELARIGPEIAAAVSQSLNHTYQGSVGGGGADVRCSTLNGRIAVLAEGTSDERAKSLLPRRGRGTHEAPEPPEPPEAPAVPVPAPSVLRPPRPPRAPRAGVNGGVEGGVAGGVRGGIPGGVRGGVPGGIEEGSIVRGDIAGDFSTTLPFGDVQLGKVSGAVRIVTYGGQIRVAEAGKGADLSTSGGDIQIDGVHGDLRAITHGGELRVGRVTGDAKLETMGGDVDLASCGGSVIAKTGGGDLRLHRIRGSIRASAGGGDVRCEIVGRETSEGVSIASGSGDVTLVLPSNFRADVDIQVDGVDESMDAIVTDFPEISISRRPSSMRQSAGGAINGGGPKVSIRISSGTVRLKKGPPA
- a CDS encoding DUF4230 domain-containing protein, which produces MRRLLLLALPWVLAALFLFTTIELLLHRKPARAAVSVDSAPVVMAMKKIARLATVEVQVSDVVKYEEFKSFLFMSFPKSATLRVRGSVLGGFDLQRDGVSVVAHPETRKVEIRMPRPAILAVDPKLEWFDEKSGMFNPITPADRNRWMAWARTSLARTARQAGMDDRAKEQARKLLAGAAEALGWTADVEFPGGPPAPLP
- a CDS encoding M28 family peptidase gives rise to the protein MTRSLRSLLSAAAALAAAAALAESPSSAPPASGDGLARTLAAVSAPRISARIRFLADDLLEGRGTGARGSEIAARYIAAEFAEDGLRPAGDDGTYLQNFEMVGVSTDPSSELDLDTPKGKIVLKNGENSVLSTRDQRPEAAIDAPVLFVGYGITAPEMHWDDYANSDASGKLLVCLVNDPPSADPKFFGGRALTYYGRWTYKYEEAARRHAAGILLVHTDALAGYGWQVVRNSWSGEQAQLPLEKGTRDVPLNGWITREVAERLFADNGMNLDEMIARAGKPGFRPVALQTRAEGKLAFKVRPYKTENVVGILPGSDPAKKSTYVAVSAHFDHLGVGAPDARGDTIYNGAVDNASGTAAMLEMARAAADGRWKPKRSILFVGVTAEEQGLLGSLYLARHTPVPADRIAADFNMDVLSVHGETADFTLLGVDRTTLEPLARRVAQAVNVKLDPDAHPEQGSYFRSDHFSFVRVGVPAINVEPGWLIRGHDAAYGEKLFQDYNNHHYHQPSDEFDPKWNLAGTVQEARFILRLMDAVSNAPEMPKLEKEGFPAAVALSH
- a CDS encoding YbhB/YbcL family Raf kinase inhibitor-like protein — translated: MTGIWLGAGFLIAAVAGGRAGTRLSVQSSSFRAGAAIPRKHTCDGDDVSPALSWSGAPEGTKELALLCEDPDAPGGTFVHWVLWGIPGGTTDLPEGVAAGDAVPGLAQARQGTNGFRIRGYRGPCPPPGKPHHYHFRVYALGARLDLPAGSTIERVRESMNGHVLAEGELIGIYGRDGSTARA
- a CDS encoding DUF5916 domain-containing protein; the protein is MRDNCARLLLLFFSAGIAAVARAQEPPPPLAIPRTTGVITVDGSLGDPGWKDAAVIDRFWETQPGDDVEPPVKTIARVTYDDLFFYISLDCRDPHPEKIRAPYVDRDNVIGTDDNVAIFLDTRDDHRSAIEFRVNPRGIQGDASYNDANGNEDFSPDFFYDTAAQITATGWTAEVRIPFSSLRYPNKDPQQWGILVWRNYPREFRYAFHSSPIPRNSNCWLCHEMQLTGLTGLPGGGHIVAAPYVTAKEEGRPRGGAGSEIVNRPTRGDAGLDVKWTPNASTALDATINPDFSQVESDVGQISVNNRFALFFPEKRPFFLESVDLFDTPIQAVYTRTITSPRWGARATGKFDASTYTLLVSEDRGGGSVIIPGPTQSDFAPQDFSSIAAIGRIRQDVGGSFGGLLLTDREIEGGAGGHNRVLGPDFQWRPGDKDQVTAQLLGSDTQTPNRPDLAPEWNGRRFSSRAIFLSWLHTGPHWVFRSTYQDIGDGFRADDGFVPQVGFRQERQFAGYTFYPKGFFNRVQPYVVVNYLADADGALVQRQTFPGVSASGRYNLNAELDYNWKQKDRVADRDLEATNVAYFLQIDPSRRISRLTLVGFFGEHPDVANVRVGRGGEIEADATIKPTDHLELDFNSDRQWLDVDSDGRHGRLFTAQIERLKATYNFTARTFLRVIGQYLDVRTDPSLYTFSGVPKRSGGFDGSALFSYKLNWQTVFFLGYGDSRVLEPKGDLLRSDRQFFLKISYAFQR
- a CDS encoding HEAT repeat domain-containing protein, which encodes MECDDVVGRAVERLANPASAGAGPLDAHLDSCEKCRTEVEAIERAWVRLGADPDAAMEPEFRREMRAMLEAETLRRRVAPIRARRWMPALQAAAMLAMGAGGYLVARSAVPARPSPVAVAPARVIDADRSIPDLSRQPKLANVAFRPADASGRIGISFDVTTRYTVVGKPNERGVADVLAYMVSGSGATEGARGKAIDLVSQHYSGETPVSPQIVATLVETLRTDKNPGVRKKAAEALGQLPPSPEVRDAFLSALKGDANPAVRIAAVEGLAKAALSLRDPAAIETLRERANDDRETGYVRVKAAKALKRIDL
- a CDS encoding RNA polymerase sigma factor, translated to MKTDLDFLNMVRRGDPAGATGLFEKYADALLRFADRMLSNRGEAEEVTQEVFLKMITRVEQYDGRAAVSSWLFAIAANACRDRMRRNRRAVVVPLDAVAEPPSKSESVENRIHEGDRRRAVRRALSKLSDEQREALVLARYHGMPYAEIARTLQITEGAVKTRIFRAMETLKEIFSEGGATWNAMTS
- a CDS encoding carboxypeptidase-like regulatory domain-containing protein codes for the protein MRSARIPPRWTLSARLAAAILAALTAACAAAPKPSPQILALRRAPKVRVSGIVVDAETGRPVAGIEVTGLPRGKDYPWCPPDTTGRDGRFSLELAAPAEYSFLLRLGKISVLTPSRDDPGYVDVATEPGHPIDGIRLKLIREAFAGPAPPE
- a CDS encoding OsmC family protein, whose product is MIRAEDRMADEEREETHRFQVSVTWEGDAAGSGRIQGRDGLTIPCGSASELGGSGRGANPEDLLLSAVGACFVGTWAIFLKKLGIAYAEPSLSVKGTLEKDPGGGYRMSAIEIACAVPESLLERDRAAVEKTLKLAEKYCIISKVARASMPVHVAIASI